TGAAAAATAATGTCCATGcggttttgaaatttattttctggACCCTGTGCCCTCCAGCTTACTTAGCAACCCATGGAGTAACTCACTTCGGACATGGGGGCCAGGCATAGCTCTCGCTGATGAAAAGGCACATGGGGTACATGCTTCCCCTGTTGCTCTTTCAGGCCTGGAGTCAACTGAGGGTGTGCACCTCGTCTCTCAGAGCCATCAACGGTATCTCCCCCATGGTCCCGCCCCATTTGTCCGCCTCTTCCGCCCTTTCCCGGAAGAGTGGGGCTGAGGGAGGGCTCTACATGGAGCCCGCCAATAAGAATGCGCAGAGGGTTCCATACTTCCGTGTGTGCGCTCCCACGATGGTCTGCTTCCTGCAGAGAGAAGCCGGAGACTCCTCTCTGCCTGCGGAGCTAGGCATCTGAGGCGGAACGTGCTCGCACGCTCTTCGGCATCCGCGGGTGAGCACTGCGCACGCATCATTGCGCCAGAGGCACCGTGGGGACCGCCGCAGTGAACCCGGAACTGGGAGAGGTGCTCCAAGGGACCTGGATGCCTTTATTTCTCTGCTTCCCCCTCATTGTCATGCCTTTCTAGAAGTGCAGGGCAAGCTGTCAGCcatctacctgcccttatctcaGAACATGGGTCGAAGTCGTTTCATTCAAGGAATACCGAGGGCAATAACGTTTACTGAGTCTACCTAGTGAATcctaaagcaagcaagcaagcaagcgcgTGTGACTTGCTGGTGATTCCACCCAGTGAGGCAGGCTTCCAGCCAGCGTGTTTCAAAGCCGTTCTCCCCTTTATTGTGCCTCTGTACACGTGAGGTTTATTTAGAGATGGAGTGCTTCATTCCACTTGTGCCTTACTCCTTGTCCTCATAATAGTCTTAAACTCCTAACATGGACTGCAAAGCTTTGCTGGTCAACCATTTAATCATTTCCGCCAGTTTTCATTTCCTGCTCAACTGTTTTCTCCAGTCACTGAAGTGTTTTATGgttttatggtgctggggatcaaattcagtgGACTCTCCCATGTTGGACATTTGCTCTACCACCAAACTACACCTTCAGCCCAGTCACCGAACTTTTGATTCCGTGTGTCCAATGCTGTCTTTCTACCTCCAGCCAGAAATAGTTTTCTCATGTCTGGCTAACTCCTATTCGTCCTTGAATTTCAGCCTGGAAGTCATTTCCTCtagaagagtggttctcaaccttcctaatgttgcgaccctttaatacagttcttcatggtgtggtgacccccaaccataaaatcattttgtcgttacttcataactgtaaatttgctattatgaatcgcaatgtaaatatctgatatgtgacacacacacaccccccccccccccccccccgtgagagGGTCGTTTGACCCTCAGTAGGGTCGCAACCGACcagttgagaaacactgttctaGAAAGTCTTTGAGGCTAATTCCTGCCCATTGTGTTCCCAGCTGAATGTATATGCTGTTGTAAATTGCTTGTTTACTTGCCTAAATTGTAAACTCCGTGAGGGCAGAGCTGTCTCTTGTACACTCTCAACATAGCAGCTGGCACACATGTCTTAGTAACCGCTGGTTAATGAACGAGAAGAGGCATCTAAGTCCTTTTAGCTCCTTTACAGACATTGGGACAAAGCATGTGCAAAGGTGACGTCATCTCTGTTGAAGCCTTTCCTCCTTGCGGCCTGCTGAAGTAGATGATCTTGGGCAAATACACCTCACATTAGGGTATTGCTGACCAAGCAGCTCATGCCCCAGCCTCATCCTTTGCCCCAGCCTCCATGTGCTTGTGCGACAGCTACACTGAACTCTCACTTCCTGCCATGTGTCAGCCCTGCATGTACTTGGATTCCCTTCCACGTGTTTGATGTTATTCTtctagaggaaagaagaaaggctggTTCTTTTGAGGTAGATCAGAAATGGCTTCTTCAGAAAGATAGCATTTCATTTCATGTGCACCCTACTAGCAGACTCCATTGAGCTTGGATACTTTTATCTCGGTTCTGTTCAAACCATTTTGCAGGCCCTCTCTCTGGCAGGCTTCGTGCTGGAGGGTCCTCTGGTAAATCAGGCCCAGCATTTGACCTCCAGGAGCTTGGTCTCTCAGGGAGGCAGGCATAGAAGCAGGCCTCACTGTGCAGTCCGGACTATACTGTTTATGAGCAGGAAGATGTATGTAACCCTGCCTGTACTTTAACCTCGTCTGTGTTGACTCTAGGTTCCTCAGGATGTCAGCTCCAGTCCCGCAGGGCCATACCCGGACCCGGCCGATGaagaaagaggatgaggaagaagaccCGCTGGACCAGCTGATCGCCCGCTCTGGCTGTGCTGCCTCCCACTTTGCGGTGCAGGAGTGCATGGCCCAGCACCAGGACTGGCGTCAGTGCCAGCCACAAGTGCAGGCGTTCAGGGATTGCATGAGTGCACAGCAGGCGAGGCGGCGGGAAGAActgcagagaaggaaagagcaagCCAACGCCCACCACTGAGACCCTAAACCACCACCCCACaggctgcccctgaagaaataagCTCCCAGAGAGACCCTGGGAAGAGGCAACCCTAAGTAGTCGAAGTGTGCAACAGGAGGTATAAAATCTGGGGACAATCTTTGGACTGGGGGTGAAAGCCAGACACCAGGCATTTGCACAGGACGGTCACCATGAGCTGTTTCACGCTATGGTCAGATCATACATATCTTCGTCTTTCCTGTTCCACCAATCTTGGTATTTAAAACAAGTGGGATATAGGCCACTTCTGCCCTACCTCGAGTCAGTGTGCCAAGCACTTTCTAAGTAAATTCACAACCTAAAGGTAAATCGGTCGCCCAGTCAAGCCTTCTTCTTTCAGTCACAAATTTAACATCAGAAAGTGTTTCTACGGCAGTGTGTTAGTAATGTGCAATTCAAAGGGTAATGTGACCTTCCTGTCACTTAGAGACTAGTGTGAGAGGCAGAAATAAAGCCACACGCAGTGACCTCAGTTTCCAACAGTGACATAAGAGCCTTTATCTTTCCTCACTTCTGGGTGTTTTATTCAGTTAATGGGGGCCAGGAGCTAAgagataaacatttttttttttttttaaagacagaatctgtgtagtccagactgatcttgaacttgctatatagccaaggatcaccttaaactcatgattctcctgcctccacctcacatagtgagattacaggcatgtgctaccacaccgaCCAGGGAAACCTGTCATATTCCAGGCTCTGTTGGACTAACAGATTCAGAGTCTGCCCCTAGCCTAACCAACACACAAAGCTTGCCTGACATTTGGAAGTATGTTTAACATTAAAATACAGACTTtggggcctggagggatggctcagcggttaagagcactggctgctcttccagaggtcctgtgttcaattccagcacccacatggtggctcatgaccatctataataggatctgataccctcttctggcctgcaattatacatgcagagcactcatacataaaatataaataaataaaatacagacttTGACCTTTGGAATAATGGAACCACTATCAACGTGGAGCTTATGTTCCTACTTGACAACAGATTGACAGAGCTGATAATGCCTTCTTTGGGGTGCTGGGTCCTGTTTATGGCATCAACAGTTGCTTCTCATTTTTAGTCAGTGAAACCACCAAATCTATTTCTGCATGTCCCTGGAAGTCATCTAAGAATGGGAAGGGGGTTGGAAGGTACCCTGCTACAGAAGCTGGGGTGCTTTTTATCATTATTAACTAACATTTCTCAGGCATCTATATGTTAGCAGTCCAAGTCTGAAGTATGGCAGACCCTAAAACCTACTTTGAGCCTTGTGTGCAGAAAATTTTAGGGAAGGGGGAGTGGGGACGACACAAAGTTTTAGCTGATTTTGCTGGCAAGTAAAGTGACCAGTATTGATGGAAACAGGAACAGACATATTCTTTAAGTGAGGAGATCACTAAGTTTTTGGAGGACAATTTGGTGGGCTCTATACACAATTTAAATACACCAAGCTGTATATtcatgtagtggcacatgcctataatcacagcactcgggaagactgaaacaggaggattgcatccagtctgggctacattgagttccaggacagccagagctatagtgtgagaacctatctcaggaataaaattaaatacaaaaagcCTAAAATGTACAAATCCATTTCATAAGAGAGCCTCTACTGAATACATGTCATCAGATGCATGTGCTGTGTCCTGCAGCACTATCCGGGTAAATCCACCAGTAAGGAACACAGTTGCTCTGGACTCAAATCTGTAATGGGAATGTGTCCCCATAAACTCCCATCATAAGTGGAAATGCATTTAGGTAGACGGTGTACcatgagggaagaggaagataCCCTGAGTGagggagtaggaggaggagggataAAATTGAAGTGTAGTAGAGACATATGTGGAAATATTTTGATGAAACCCATTCCTCTACAATTACAGTGATTGAGCAGtggcatatttattatttatttattttaatgcagttaaaaaaaatctaagcacgAAACAAGAGACTTCCaggttagaggccagtctgggtaacagcaagatcctgtctgaGAATTACAAACAATAACTAAAGGccgggctgtggctcagtggaagGGCCCGGCCTCCGTTTGCTGCCTAGCATCACACAGTGAAATAGCACGTGAGCTTGGGAGTGTTGGCTCACACTGTAATGCCAGCGAGGGAGGCCGAGACAGCAGGATTGTGTTCCTGGGCTCAGGAGCAGGCCGGGGTACAGCCTGCAGACCgtctcaaaaagcaagcaaacaaagtgTTTGCTAACCCAACCTGCCGATCAGCACAGCACACCGTCGCCTCAGTTGTTCCCCTTCTTTATCCTAGTGGCTGAGGGGAGCCAGGACCACAGCCACCCACAGCATCGCGGAGACTGTATCTACAGCCTGGAAACAGATCAACGTTCACAGCTCACGTATGCTAGGGTGTAGCTCAGGGGCTGAGCGTCACCTAGCAGGCACAAAGGTTCAGTCACTGGCACTGCAaaattaagtaagtaaataagaaaatagcTGGACACGGTGGCACATCCCTTCACTCCCGAgcaccagggagacagagacatgggACGTACTATGAGGACAccctggtcgacagagtgagttccaggccagcaagggctacatggtgagaccctgtctaagaaagtaagatttctatttttattcattaaagtAGAAATATCATTAAGTTCTACCATCATGTGCAGAAATTGTTAGCTGATGTAAAAATGACAGGCCATGGGCACAGCCACATGACGACAGCAGCAGAGAGGACATCCTTCCTTGGTGAGTGGAATGGCTTCCCTGCTACCTAAGCAGAGTGGGCCGACTTCAGGGCCTCCAGCTCAAACCATGATGTGTCAGCTTACATCGCTATAACTAAGTACCTCAGAGAATCAACGTAGAAACAGGGAAGGTGTACTTGGTACTTTGCCTCACAGTTTTGGAGATTTCAGTTCACGGCCAGGCTGCTCCATTGCTtttgggcctgtggcaaggcGGCACTTTATTACAGGAGCATGTGGTAGCGGCAGCCAGTTCACCTCATGGCTGGGAGCAAAGAGCAAAGGGTCCAGAATCCTACAATCCCTTCCAAGGGGTCGTATCCCTCCTTGACCCAAAGACATCTCACAAGACCCTACCTCTTAAAGCTTCTGCCATGTCCCAATAGCGTCGGTCTGGGGATGAGCCTTTAACACTCGGGCCTTCAGATACTTATCTAGCCAGCACTGGGGGAGACATGAACTGTATTTGGGCCAACAGGACTCTTACTACACACGCCTGTTTCTTTAACTAAGCAGGGACATTTCCTACTTCCTAGTCCTACTAAGAAAACTGAAGCAGCTGAGGAAAGGTATAGTTTAGTGCTAAAGGACTTGTCTCATGTCTagagggccctgggttcaatacccagcactgaaaaaagggggaaagacaTAAAATGGAGTGATCGGAAACAGGTAACAGAATTACCGCCATTCATTGAGTGCTGATAACTAATGTGTTCTAAGTCCCTAGCTCGGGCAATTCAGGTCCACAGTCTGTGCTCTCAACCCTGTGGCAAACTGTCTTCAAACCCTAGTGATGACAGTCACAGCTGTGTGGTTCTGAGCAAATTAATGTACATTTTAGAAcctgtttcttcttttgtgaaaatgtacagccgggcagtggtggcgcatgcctttaatcccagcactcgggaggcagaggcaggcaaatctctgtgagttcaaggccagcctggtctacagagcgagatccaggaaaggcacaaagctacacagagaaaccctgtctcgaaaaaccaaaagaaaaaaaaaaacatatagttgctaaggagatggcccagtgagcaAAGGGCTTGCCACTTAGGCAtgggggcctgagttcagatccccagctgTGAAAAAGCTGGGAGCAGAGagacatctgtaacctcagctctgggggacagagacaggagtatccctggagctccctggctagcgagtctagctgaatcagtgagctgtAGGTtcaagagagagaccctgtctcaaaatacacggtggagagcaactgaggaagacacccgacTTCATCCTCTCAGCTCCACATgccagtgcacacacatgtgctaaCATACACAAGACAGTGCGTACACACACCCTCACAAGCCTTAAAACTAATCAGCGTAGGCTCTCCTCTTCAGACTTCAGAGTGGATTAACACTGCTGAGGAGCTTGGAGACGGTCTGACCTCACCATTGTGTGTTCACTGTTGCCCTGACTTCTGTTTTCTCAGCTAACCCTCACAGCACTCTATGACAGAGAAAACCAAGGTCAGACTGAGGAAGAACACACCTAGTTTTCTCTAAAGCATGGGCTGTTCTCTGCTCTGTGTTCTTGTGTAAGTACCCAGTGTCCAATACAGTGCTTAACACAGCGAATAACTgcattgacttttaaaatattgccTCTGTCAGCCCTTTACAAAAGGAAATTAGCCACTCATAGTGATCTGGATTGGCTTTTGGTTCTGTTTTCCACAGCTGAGTTGGATTTAAAGGTGGTCCACACCACCCCCCTAAGATCTATACCTATCTGAGGAAGCTTTGTGTCATCCCTGCAGGTGTGATGCCAGGCATTAATAGAGACTGTAACAGGAACGCAGAAGCTGCTCTAGCTAAAAAACATTGATTCCTCACTTGGACCTCAAGGTCACTAATAGCAGAATGGGAAATCCTGGCATCTCTGCCTCCATTTTGTATCTGTCCCCTTTGGGTTATACTCATGAATGACTGTGTCAGCATGTGAGCCATTCACACAGCTACCTAACCCACCTCATCCCCCTTCAAGGCTGAAGGCACAGGGATATTCATCGTCTTAAACCTGCC
The nucleotide sequence above comes from Peromyscus maniculatus bairdii isolate BWxNUB_F1_BW_parent chromosome 1, HU_Pman_BW_mat_3.1, whole genome shotgun sequence. Encoded proteins:
- the Coa4 gene encoding cytochrome c oxidase assembly factor 4 homolog, mitochondrial, with the translated sequence MSAPVPQGHTRTRPMKKEDEEEDPLDQLIARSGCAASHFAVQECMAQHQDWRQCQPQVQAFRDCMSAQQARRREELQRRKEQANAHH